CGCGGACCTGATCGCCTCCCGGTACGGCAAGAGCATGCTGCTCGGCGGGCTGGCTACGTTCATCGCCGTGGTGGGCATCACGCCCTACATCGCGCTGCAGCTCAAGGCGGTCTCGGCCAGCTTTGAGGTCCTGCTGACATTCCCCGACGGCGTGGAGTCAGCCGCTGGCATGACCGGCCTGATCGCCGACAAGGCGTTCTGGGTCGCCTGCCTGCTGGCCGTGTTCACCATCCTGTTCGGTACCCGCAACATCGACGCCACGGAGCGCCTGGAGGGCATGGTCGTGGCAGTGGCGTTCGAGTCCATCGTCAAGCTGCTCGCCTTTCTCGCCGTCGGCATCTTCGTTACCTTCCTGTTGTTCGAGGGCCCCGGCGACATCGTCGGGCGCATCCAGGCACAGGAGGATCTGCGGGAGCTGCTGGCGTTCCGCGACACGGCCGCCGGCTATGGCAGCTGGCTGGCACTGACGCTGGTGTCCATGGCGGCCATCATGTTTCTGCCGCGTCAGTTCCAGGTGACGGTGGTGGAGAACGTCAACGAGGACCACCTGCGAACGGCCGCGTGGCTGTTCCCGCTCTACCTGCTGCTGATCAACCTGTTCGTTCTGCCCATCGCGCTGGCCGGCATGCTCTACTTCGGCGACGGCACGGTGGATCCGGACAACTTCGTGCTCGCCCTGCCCCTGGCCGAGGGCAACGAACTGCTGGCCATGTTCGTCTACCTGGGCGGCTTCTCCGCCGCCACCGGCATGGTCATCGTGGCCACTATCGCCCTGGCCATCATGGTGAGTAACGACCTGGTCATGCCGGCGCTGCTGCGCATGCGCCACCTTCCGGTGATCGAGCGCGTCGGGCTGCGGCGGCTGATCATCTACCTGCGCCGCATCATCATCGTCGCCATTGTCATGCTGGGCTACGCCTACTTCCGGCTGATCGCCGAGACCTACGCGCTGGTCAGCATCGGGCTGATCTCGTTCGTCGCGGTGGCGCAGTTCGCTCCGGCGATTCTGCTCGGCATGTACTGGAAGGGCGCCAGCCGGCCCGGCGCCCTGACCGGCCTCGTGCTCGGTTTCGTGGTCTGGCTGTATACGCTGATGCTGCCGTCCCTGGCGGACCCGGGCTGGCTGCCCATGGCGCCCCTGGAAGACGGCCCGTTCGGTATCGGATTCCTGACGCCCTATGCGCTGTTCGGTCTGGACGACATGGACCCCATCACCCACGCCCTGTTCTGGAGCATGCTGGTCAACGTTGGAGGTGTGGTACTGGTCTCCCTGCTCACGCGCCAGAGCGACATGGAGCGCATCCAGGCAACGCTGTTCGTCGACGTCTTCCTGCGCTCGGAACAGGACACCCGGTTCTGGCAGGGCAACGCCACCATTGGTGACGTGGAAGCCCTGCTGGCGCGCTTTGTCGGTGAAGAGCGGGCTGCCGAGGCCCTGGCCGCCTACGTCCCCGCCGGTGACGAAGCCCCCGAGGCGTCCAGCCGTCAGGCGCCCCCGGAGCTGGTGAACCATGCCGAGCGGTTGCTCTCCGGCACCATCGGCTCGGCATCCGCGCGCGTGATGATCTCGTCCATCGTCAAGGGTGAGGCGCTCACCTTCGAGGGTGTCATGGAGATCCTCGACGCCACCTCACGGGCCATCGAGTACAGCCAGCAGCTGGAACAGAAATCCCAGCAGCTTGAACAGGCCACATCGGAGCTGCGGGCAGCCAACGAACGCCTGAAGGAGCTGGACCAGCTGAAGGATGAATTCGTCTCCATGGTCAGCCACGAGTTGCGAACGCCCCTGACCTCCATTCGCGCGTTCGGCGAGATCCTGTTGAACAACCCGGACATGGAAGAGGTGCAGCGGCGGGAGTTCCTGGAGGTCGTCGTGCGGGAGAGTGAACGCCTGACCCGCCTCATCAACCAGGTGCTTGACCTGTCCAAGATTGAAAGCGGCTGGGGTGAGTGGCAGCTGCGAACGCTGGACCTTGCTGCAGTGGTGGACGAGGCCGCCGCCGCGACCTCACAGCTGTTCAGCGAACGGGAGGTGGCGCTGGACCTGCAACTGCCCGACAGCCCCTGCCCGGTCAAGGGCGACGGGGACCGGCTGATTCAACTGGTGATCAACCTGCTGTCCAACGCGGTGAAGTTCACCGAGCCCGGGCAGGGGCCGGTGACCGTGCAGCTGCGCACGGCAGGCTCCTGGCAGGAGCTGCGGGTCACCGACTCCGGGCCGGGCATCCCTGACCACGAACTGGAGCGGATTTTCGACAAGTTCCACCAGATCAATGACCAGCAGGCCGGCAAACCCAAGGGAAGTGGCCTGGGACTGGCCATCTGCAAACGCATCACCGATCTCCACTGGGGCGCGATCCATGCCGAGAACAGCGACAGCGCGGGGGCGACATTCATCGTGCAGCTGCCGGAAGCGGGCGGTGATCACTGTGATGTAAACTAGGCCCATGACCACATCGGACGCCGACGCCTCCCCCGTTCGCCACAACCGGTTCCACGCCCCGTGGTGGCTGCGCGGCGGCCACGCGCAGACCCTCTGGGCCGGGCTGTTACGCTCCGGCCCCGACGTGCGGCTGGCCGCCGAGGTGCTTGAACTCCCGGACGGCGACACCCTGCACCTGGCCTGGGGGCCTCCGGCAGCGGGCCCGGTCGTGATCATCCTGCACGGGCTCGGGGGCTGTGCCCGCTCCCCCTATGTGCTGGGCCTGCTCCACGAGCTTGGCCGCTACGGCATGCAGGGCGTAGTGATGCAGTTCCGGGGCGCGGGAGCGCACCTGAACCGCCACCCACGCTTCTTTCACGCCGGGGAGATCGGCGACCTGGAGGCCACGGTCCACCACGTCCGCTCTGCCCTTCCCGGCCGCCGCCTGGGCGTGGTGGGCTTCTCCATGGGCGGGATCATCGCCCTGAACTGGCTCGGTCACTACGGCCGGTCGGCGGCAGCGGATGCAGCCATCACGGTATCCACACCGCTGCAACTCGGCCCGTGCGCCGACTACCTTGCCTCCGGATTCCGGCGCGTCTACGACCGGCACCTGGTTCGCGGCCTGCGACAACTGGTGCATCGCAAACAGGCGCAACAACCACTGCCCCTGCCGCTGGGTGCGCTGAAGCGGGCGCGCTCGCTGCGCCAGTTCGACGAGTACGTCACCGGCCCGGTTCACGGCTTCGCCGGCGCCGACGATTACTACCAGCGGTGCTCGCCCTATCAGCGCCTGTCGGCGATACGGGTGCCCACCCGCATCCTGCACGCCCTGGACGACCCGTTCATTCCGGCCAGCACACTGCCCTCACCGGGGCAGCTGCCACCGTCGGTGAGCCTGGAGTGGAGCGCGGAAGGCGGCCACGTCGGGTTCATTACCGGGCAGCACCCCGGACGCCCCCGCTACTGGCTGGACGAAACGCTACCCGCAATGCTCCGGGACACGCTGGCAACCGAGGCCTCGCCGATCCCGGCCTGCTCCGTCGCCTGAGCGCTTCCCACAACGCAGAAGGCCCCCATAAGGGGGCCTTCTGCCAACGCTCCTGTGGGTGAGTCCTCAGCCCACGGCGACCACGTCGTCAGCCTGCAGACCTTTCTGGCCCTCTACCACACCGAACTCGACTTGCTGGCCGTCTTCCAACGTCCGGTACCCGGTACCCCGGATGGCACGGAAGTGCACGAACACGTCATCCCCGGCCTCACGGGCGATAAAACCATACCCTTTAGCCGCGTCAAACCACTTGACCGTACCAGTCTCTCGCTCTGCCATTACTAGAACCTCTAATCACAAATCATTACGCACGGCATCATCGCCGCAAACTCACTTCGACGGGCCGGTGACTGCGATTGAGTCACCAACCCGAACACCAGCCGACAGGCAAAACCGATAGGGCGGGACGCATTGCGACGCCCGGAAGCACGGAAGCCCGGGGCAGGATTACCGAAGCAGTTTTTGATACTACGCTGCGTCCGCGGCATACGCAATAACCCGCGCCACCACTGGCCTGAACGAAAAAAACCCCGCACCAGGGCGGGGTTTTCGTTCGGTCTCGGGACCGCCGGGCGTCAGGCGCTGGCTTCGTCCACGGCCTTCATGCTGAGGCGCACACGCCCCTGGCGATCGACCTCCAGCACTTTCACCTTGACCACATCCCCCTCCTTGAGCTTGTCCGCCACGTTGGTAACGCGCTCGTTGGAGATCTGGGAGATATGCACCAGCCCGTCCTTGCCGGGGAGGATACTGACGAAGGCGCCGAAGTCCATGAGCTTGACCACGCGACCTTCGTAGATCTTGCCCACTTCGATGTCGGAGGTGAGCTCTTCCACGCGGCGCCGCGCTTCCTCGCCGGCCGCCTTGTCCACGGAAGCGATGGTCACCACACCCTCGTCGGAGATGTCGATGCTCGCCCCGGTTTCCTCGGTCAGCTGACGAATGGTGGAGCCACCCTTGCCGATGACGTCGCGGATACGCTCGGGGTCGATGCGCATGGTCAGCAGGCGCGGCGCGTACTCGGACATGTCTTCCCGCGGCTTGCCGATGACCTTGTTCATCTCGCCGAGGATATGCAGGCGGCCACCGTTGGCCTGCTCCAGCGCCTTCTGCATGATCTCGCGGGTAATCCCGTTGATCTTGATGTCCATCTGCAGCGCGGTGACGCCCTTCTCGGTGCCTGCCACCTTGAAGTCCATGTCGCCCAGGTGGTCTTCGTCACCCAGAATGTCCGACAGGACGGCGAAATCGTCGCCTTCCTTGATCAGGCCCATGGCGATGCCCGCCACCGGCGCCTTGATCGGCACACCGGCATCCATCAGCGAGAGGCTGGTGCCGCAGACCGTAGCCATGGAGCTGGACCCGTTGGACTCCGTGATCTCGGAGACCACGCGCAGCACGTAGGGGCAGTCTTCCGGCGACGGCATGACCGCTTCCACGCCGCGCTTGGCCAGCTTGCCGTGACCGATCTCGCGCCGTTTCGGGCTGCCCATGAAACCGGTCTCGCCCACGGAATAGGGCGGGAAGTTGTAATGCAGCATGAAGGGTTCCTTGCGCTCCCCTTCAATGGCATCAATGATCTGCGCGTCGCGGCCGGTACCCAGCGTAGTGACCACCACGGCCTGGGTCTCGCCCCGGGTGAAGATGGCGGAACCGTGCGTCCGCGGCAGTGTCCCCACCTCGATATCGATGGGCCGGACGGTCTCGGGGTCGCGGCCGTCGATACGCGGCTGGCCTTCGATGATGCGCCCCCGCACGATGGCCTTCTCGACGCCCTTGAATGCACCGACAACGTCCTGCCTGGTCGGCGTGGCGCCTTCCTCTTCACTGGCGAACATCTCGACCGCCTGATCCCGCAGGGCGTTGACGCGGTCGTTCCGCTCGGTCTTCTCGGCAATGCTGTACGCCTCGCGCAGCGCCGCCTCGAACTGCCCCTTGACCTGGTCCGCGAGACTTTCGTCCTTCGGCGCAGGCTCCCAGTCCCAGCGCGGCTTGCCGGCCTCGGCAGCCAGCTCGTTGATGGCACCGATCGCCTTCTGCATCTGCTCGTGACCGAACAGCACCGCGTCCAGCATGACGGACTCGGGCAGCTCGTTCGCTTCCGACTCCACCATCAGCACCGCATCGCTGGTGCCGGCAACCACGAGATCGAGGTCCGACGTCTCCAGGGCCGCGAAGCCCGGGTTGAGCAGGTACTCGCCATCCTTGTAGCCCACCCGCGCGGCGCCGATGGGCCCTTCAAACGGAATACCGGAGATGGCGAGTGCGGCAGAGGTGCCGATCAGGGCCGGAATATC
The Aquisalimonas asiatica genome window above contains:
- the pnp gene encoding polyribonucleotide nucleotidyltransferase; its protein translation is MESVKKSFQYGEHTVTLETGAIARQATGAVMVNMSDTVVLVTVVSKNESGAQRDFLPLTVNYQERTYAAGRIPGGFFKREGRPSEKETLTCRLIDRPIRPLFPEGFYNEVQVIATVISMNPDVDPDIPALIGTSAALAISGIPFEGPIGAARVGYKDGEYLLNPGFAALETSDLDLVVAGTSDAVLMVESEANELPESVMLDAVLFGHEQMQKAIGAINELAAEAGKPRWDWEPAPKDESLADQVKGQFEAALREAYSIAEKTERNDRVNALRDQAVEMFASEEEGATPTRQDVVGAFKGVEKAIVRGRIIEGQPRIDGRDPETVRPIDIEVGTLPRTHGSAIFTRGETQAVVVTTLGTGRDAQIIDAIEGERKEPFMLHYNFPPYSVGETGFMGSPKRREIGHGKLAKRGVEAVMPSPEDCPYVLRVVSEITESNGSSSMATVCGTSLSLMDAGVPIKAPVAGIAMGLIKEGDDFAVLSDILGDEDHLGDMDFKVAGTEKGVTALQMDIKINGITREIMQKALEQANGGRLHILGEMNKVIGKPREDMSEYAPRLLTMRIDPERIRDVIGKGGSTIRQLTEETGASIDISDEGVVTIASVDKAAGEEARRRVEELTSDIEVGKIYEGRVVKLMDFGAFVSILPGKDGLVHISQISNERVTNVADKLKEGDVVKVKVLEVDRQGRVRLSMKAVDEASA
- a CDS encoding cold-shock protein, encoding MAERETGTVKWFDAAKGYGFIAREAGDDVFVHFRAIRGTGYRTLEDGQQVEFGVVEGQKGLQADDVVAVG
- a CDS encoding hydrolase; translated protein: MTTSDADASPVRHNRFHAPWWLRGGHAQTLWAGLLRSGPDVRLAAEVLELPDGDTLHLAWGPPAAGPVVIILHGLGGCARSPYVLGLLHELGRYGMQGVVMQFRGAGAHLNRHPRFFHAGEIGDLEATVHHVRSALPGRRLGVVGFSMGGIIALNWLGHYGRSAAADAAITVSTPLQLGPCADYLASGFRRVYDRHLVRGLRQLVHRKQAQQPLPLPLGALKRARSLRQFDEYVTGPVHGFAGADDYYQRCSPYQRLSAIRVPTRILHALDDPFIPASTLPSPGQLPPSVSLEWSAEGGHVGFITGQHPGRPRYWLDETLPAMLRDTLATEASPIPACSVA
- a CDS encoding sensor histidine kinase codes for the protein MPEWLIIITPFLYLGLLFAIAYAADKRADSGRSLVNNPYVYTLSIAVYCTAWTFYGSVGRAAEDGVSFLTIYLGPTLMAILWWLVLRKMIRIAKQHRITSIADLIASRYGKSMLLGGLATFIAVVGITPYIALQLKAVSASFEVLLTFPDGVESAAGMTGLIADKAFWVACLLAVFTILFGTRNIDATERLEGMVVAVAFESIVKLLAFLAVGIFVTFLLFEGPGDIVGRIQAQEDLRELLAFRDTAAGYGSWLALTLVSMAAIMFLPRQFQVTVVENVNEDHLRTAAWLFPLYLLLINLFVLPIALAGMLYFGDGTVDPDNFVLALPLAEGNELLAMFVYLGGFSAATGMVIVATIALAIMVSNDLVMPALLRMRHLPVIERVGLRRLIIYLRRIIIVAIVMLGYAYFRLIAETYALVSIGLISFVAVAQFAPAILLGMYWKGASRPGALTGLVLGFVVWLYTLMLPSLADPGWLPMAPLEDGPFGIGFLTPYALFGLDDMDPITHALFWSMLVNVGGVVLVSLLTRQSDMERIQATLFVDVFLRSEQDTRFWQGNATIGDVEALLARFVGEERAAEALAAYVPAGDEAPEASSRQAPPELVNHAERLLSGTIGSASARVMISSIVKGEALTFEGVMEILDATSRAIEYSQQLEQKSQQLEQATSELRAANERLKELDQLKDEFVSMVSHELRTPLTSIRAFGEILLNNPDMEEVQRREFLEVVVRESERLTRLINQVLDLSKIESGWGEWQLRTLDLAAVVDEAAAATSQLFSEREVALDLQLPDSPCPVKGDGDRLIQLVINLLSNAVKFTEPGQGPVTVQLRTAGSWQELRVTDSGPGIPDHELERIFDKFHQINDQQAGKPKGSGLGLAICKRITDLHWGAIHAENSDSAGATFIVQLPEAGGDHCDVN